The following proteins are encoded in a genomic region of Sebastes fasciatus isolate fSebFas1 chromosome 12, fSebFas1.pri, whole genome shotgun sequence:
- the LOC141778319 gene encoding uncharacterized protein KIAA0408-like, whose protein sequence is MDLRCRLEHNEKDWLREKAELLERFDVERREWECQLKDMQKKIEELYCDVRTKRGGTGLDGGRQDADDILHRLSIRSTSTGSSLLSDNELLSSSSQSEPIRHPPSSGFGRKRNISGSDCVGRDDHHSTCFQADSLRQFDVGGRFSQNDHSQSDPVDELGSRGTWQQDSVTDSEGAVDTIELDAMFHGAPQKNGNESNAHVRPEESPLWAELSYGSVRKKNTTALNAALKEIARVSEELCSYQDEIRKKSGDKRNRCESLCLPEENQMLFGYDKTRLEVVEAPCDLSQIYDDLRALERENWITLSPDNTWRADRGPSKSWRTNTGDPDSYREAQTSPGALSDGDTAGPPVPPRSSSWNLNSPTHPDTELYIPESPTTTVRKCHSPCVLVDKKCSSPSIVRKFEAMLQENEGKVLIDGVVSSCSVPANSECNMGCCHNRWSCDASKFTSSKLSTYGTVQKSFSEVNILTAGKDSRSDYCPGVGNLKLCELEMPPTVKELPLDLLLSSLETPPVGPNLQGSRRNIMLEQKTAEFNRTLFQAEMGRGAEERNGVPVTDGCSAGRQPVSSTCASDDQRPLRETLQTHCTDVTTSVTGVHPEVTLPLSTVQNPKVQPRQMRCGPEGHEVRMKPEILSDFSSEQPQIGLREAATISSPPPPTHHSEVKHKVHTASRKTQRRAATEPLFTEPGQSVDGSSSKNENPHRAKPQLARVAVSLQQPSAENKQRAMTQPGHQAQLKHASVLPSQSDSSRPGPRMMNEHPWKALTLAAYPRPEGSRSNYGAVERILKNYESAARAQQNQNRPNETASSPNVGVEQEETVTQLDMLDMDPLPLPPTLRHTQTSHTSQTHSTHAQLSSHGTTGLKEVHLTVQEDEETSVSSSVQKNFSRPARPANRRLPSRWASRSPTSSSSTSSSPSTTPPSFPLHKHSSSFTYSHAFHMETVII, encoded by the exons ATGGACCTGCGCTGTCGCCTGGAGCACAATGAGAAGGACTGGTTAAGGGAGAAAGCAGAGCTGCTGGAGAGGTTCGACGTGGAGAGGAGGGAATGGGAATGCCAGCTGAAGGATATGCAGAAGAAAATAGAAGAG CTGTACTGTGACGTGAGGACCAAGCGAGGAGGGACCGGGCTGGACGGTGGGCGGCAGGACGCTGATGATATCCTACACAGGCTCAGCATACGCTCAACCAGCACCGGCTCCAGTCTGCTCAGTGACAACGAgctgctcagcagcagcagccagtcaGAACCAATCAGACATCCACCGTCATCTGGTTTTGGTCGTAAGAGAAACATCAGTGGCAGCGATTGTGTTGGCAGAGATGATCACCACTCCACCTGCTTCCAAGCAGACAGCCTCCGTCAGTTTGATGTTGGTGGTCGGTTCTCTCAGAATGACCATTCACAATCTGACCCGGTGGATGAGTTAGGATCCAGAGGCACTTGGCAGCAAGACTCAGTCACTGATAGCGAGGGAGCTGTGGATACTATAGAGCTGGATGCTATGTTTCATGGAGCTCCacagaaaaatggaaatgaaagcaACGCTCATGTTCGTCCTGAAGAAAGTCCTCTTTGGGCAGAGCTGAGTTACGGCAGCGTCAGGAAGAAGAACACCACTGCTCTCAATGCT GCTCTGAAGGAGATAGCCCGTGTGAGCGAGGAGCTTTGCAGCTACCAGGATGAGATCAGAAAGAAGAGTGGTGATAAGAG AAATCGATGTGAATCCCTGTGCTTACCCGAGGAGAACCAGATGTTGTTCGGATATGATAAAACCCGCTTGGAGGTGGTTGAAGCTCCCTGCGACCTCAGCCAGATTTACGATGACCTCCGGGCCTTGGAGAGGGAAAACTGGATCACCTTGTCGCCAGATAACACCTGGCGGGCCGACAGAGGGCCGAGCAAATCCTGGAGAACAAACACCGGCGATCCAGACAGCTACAGAGAAGCACAGACGAGCCCCGGAGCGCTCTCTGATGGAGATACAGCAGGTCCACCCGTCCCTCCCCGCTCCTCCTCCTGGAACCTGAACTCCCCCACCCATCCAGACACAGAACTCTACATCCCAGAATCCCCCACGACAACAGTGAGGAAGTGCCACAGCCCCTGTGTTCTAGTGGACAAAAAGTGTAGCAGCCCATCTATTGTCAGGAAGTTCGAGGCCATGCTGCAAGAAAACGAAGGCAAAGTGTTGATAGACGGGGTCGTATCATCGTGCTCCGTTCCTGCTAACTCTGAGTGTAACATGGGCTGCTGCCACAACCGCTGGTCCTGTGATGCAAGCAAGTTCACCAGCAGTAAGCTGTCGACTTACGGGACTGTGCAGAAAAGCTTCTCTGAAGTCAACATCTTGACTGCTGGAAAAGACTCGCGCTCAGATTACTGCCCTGGTGTTGGGAACTTAAAACTCTGTGAGCTAGAAATGCCTCCAACTGTCAAAGAGTTACCGCTAGATTTGCTCTTGTCCTCTCTTGAAACACCACCCGTCGGCCCAAACCTGCAGGGCTCCAGAAGAAACATAATGCTGGAACAAAAAACAGCTGAGTTCAACAGAACTTTGTTTCAGGCTGAGATGGGCCGCGGCGCAGAGGAACGGAACGGTGTTCCAGTAACAGATGGCTGCTCGGCGGGTCGCCAGCCGGTCTCTTCAACGTGTGCATCAGATGATCAGAGACCTCTGAGGGAGACACTTCAGACACATTGTACTGATGTCACCACTAGCGTCACGGGTGTACATCCTGAAGTCACGTTACCTCTCTCCACAGTTCAGAACCCCAAAGTCCAACCACGGCAAATGAGATGTGGTCCTGAAGGTCACGAGGTCAGGATGAAGCCAGAAATCCTTTCTGACTTCTCATCTGAGCAGCCACAGATTGGACTCAGGGAGGCAGCAACAAtaagctctcctcctcctcctacacaCCATTCTGAGGTCAAGCACAAAGTTCACACAGCGAGCAGGAAAACACAACGCAGGGCAGCCACAGAGCCTCTCTTTACTGAGCCGGGTCAGAGCGTGGACGGCTCCAGCTCCAAGAATGAGAACCCCCACAGAGCGAAGCCTCAGTTGGCCAGAGTTGCCGTCTCGCTCCAGCAGCCGTCTGCTGAGAACAAACAAAGAGCGATGACCCAGCCGGGCCACCAGGCCCAGCTCAAGCACGCGTCTGTTCTCCCTTCCCAGTCGGACTCCTCCAGACCCGGGCCTCGAATGATGAACGAGCATCCCTGGAAGGCCCTCACTCTGGCTGCGTACCCACGGCCCGAGGGATCCAGGTCCAACTACGGGGCGGTGGAAAGGATTCTGAAGAACTACGAGAGTGCAGCCCGGGCCCAGCAGAACCAGAACCGACCCAACGAGACGGCTTCAAGTCCTAACGTCGGCGTCGAGCAGGAAGAGACCGTCACACAACTGGACATGCTGGACATGGACCCTCTGCCTTTACCTCCcactctgagacacacacagacttcaCACACCTCACAGACGCACAGCACGCACGCACAGCTCAGCAGCCACGGCACCACGGGGCTGAAAGAGGTACATCTAACAGTGCAG GAGGACGAAGAGACGtccgtctcctcctccgttcAGAAGAACTTCTCCAGGCCCGCCCGTCCTGCCAACCGCCGCCTCCCGTCCCGATGGGCCAGCCGCTCCCCtacgtcctcctcctccacctcctcctctccctccaccacccctccaTCCTTCCCCCTCCACAAACACAGCTCCTCTTTTACCTACTCGCACGCCTTTCACATGGAGACGGTCATCATTTGA